Sequence from the Mixophyes fleayi isolate aMixFle1 chromosome 4, aMixFle1.hap1, whole genome shotgun sequence genome:
aaaaattcagagccgaaaaccctaaatcagaaccaaaaccttgagtcgggtgttttggcaaaacaaatcagaacccaaaacctaaagcTAATCAAAactcaaaacactaaaagtggccggtgcacaccctttttattaaatgtgaattgtattcattttacttaatttcaaatgtagggctggttgcagggagggaggcctaattattaaagggggtgctatgGATTTATTAATGGAactgtttggggactcctaaactttatgtaccccccccccccccccccatatagggccccgacatcccagaatccacacaagcagcaactgatctaaagacaccagcagccgcaggtggtgGAATGTGACaagatcaggtaggagagagcacgaccatctgccaactgtcctgaagatGATGGGGCAgcgcagaatttgggtgactgtctcgcttagtcagaatttggtctgTCTGCAAGGACAGTGGGGAGGtaagtcctgcttcacactgtactgctcgtgatatCAGAGATGCGTGCACTtatcagtagtgcacacagtattgcctgtttatttgtctaaaatgaagaccatatcAGACAATAGGGGacacccctgtcttaagtgccccaggcccaccagaaccttaatccagctctgaccacAGGGATATCCGCAAACAGGCACCACATGGGGGTGTATTAATTATCTTTGATTCCTCACGGTCTTGCCATACTCAGGTTCACCTATCCATAGGCACCGATCGGCAAAACACCCTGCCAGAAACCAGCACAAAACACACAAGAACAAACAAGCAGCAAAGACAGAGACCACTCACCTGGAGCGTCATGTCTCTTTGATGGCCGTGTACTCTGCTTCTCAGCAGCTGTGAGGGCAAAACACAGAAACACAAATAGTACAATTGGGGTAACAGTGCGTATACCCCTCTTACTTACATGCGGACAGCTTGGTGTAAACATGGTGGTGACAGTGGATTCTATGCTAGTGGGCACGTATCTCTAAACGGATCTTACGAGCGAGGGGAACAGTCCCTGGTGGTTAGTGGTGATACAGACGTAGGCATAGTGCCAAATTATTATATGGCTACAGGCTCTAAGCCTGACTCACGTGCCCAACCTAGGCTCTAAACCTAATAAATGCAGGACAGGCTCCAAGCCTGAATCCACCCCGGCCCCCAGGGTCATGGCCTGGCCAATTGTACCCCAAATATTAATGTCTTGAAATACACCTAAAAAGCCCCCGGGCCTTGTACATGACTATCTACTCCACGGTCCTAGTGCCTATAGATGTGCCCACATTATGTAAATCATagttacctgctccgcgcaggaatcaGATGTTCTCCAACCGTTTCCACTTCTTCCAGTCCTTCCAGCCAAtggtgcctcttctcctgttcggtgctGAAATTGATTGAAGTGACTCTGTCCTCTTCAGGCTGCGCTGGACTCAGCAAAATTCAAATGGTCGACTAAGAGCCGGGACTGGCTGGTCATTGATTGGCTGACCGCTATCATGTTCAGATTCGCTGTTGTCAATCCCGGTGAGAGCGTACGGGAGCCCAGACTTACCTGCCCTTGATCAGAGGTCTAGTAAGCAGAATCCTCTTCTTTTTTAACCTCCTTGTTGGCTCCAGTGCTGTCTTCCTCAGGATACCCTTCTACACTGAGACTTACAGTACCGCAACAGTTTAATTTGTGTATCTCTTCCCTCAGTTTTGAATTTCAGTAAAGGAGAGTTTGGTGGTCTGGGTATGATGGTGTATTCTTCAGCCTCATCAATGGTCCATCCAAATGCAGCCcgaattaaacttttatttatttcagtgataaaaattgtaaatacaatatttagatttagcagtgaattaatgggaagaaaaaaacTAGAAGAGTATTTCTATACCTCTTAAACATGAAATTAGTATAAATAATGTGATACTAAAACCCTtcctctcctgttttgtgtcgtCTCTGAAACTATATTACTTtgcttttaaatggaaaaaaaagtgttgtttaattttataatggTGCTTTAATGCTTATAAAGTTCTTGTGAAACTTGAAACAAACACGTTATAAAGTAGAAACACCATTCATGAGAGAAATTACTTCTCAGCTAGTTTAGTATTACAACATCGCCACCTGCTGTCCAATAAGCTACTTGTGGCTGAGATGTCCGCTTTATTATAGAGCCCGCTTTCCCGGCAACCCTTGTCAATGCCGAGCtgcattctgggagatgtagtttggaTAGAAGGCGGAAGGAATTGGAAGCaggtaatgtaataaagtgttattGTGTGCGCACAAGGAAGGGCCATGGTCACCTcacattggggcacatttatcaatcatcggcaaaaatgaacaatagttatcaatccttatcgcatggataaggattgaactatttctcagatttattaaaaacggatcacagaagcagcagttgcgataaactgctgttcctgtgataaaaaaaaatcacacttaccccgcctcttccgaATGCGgtgtccacggatctcctccaggtgttcttcatttttctttactctggaactgcgcatgtgcagttcgaaaaactgcacatgcgcaaaaaaaAACATCCCCGATCTGTCTcggcaactatagttgcagagacagcggTGAATGACagcgagggatcatgtgatccctccacacatgcgctgtccagctctgctcttcggaccagagctgacagcactgaaatctgacagcactgaaatctgacatttATGATAATaagcgccagcttcagctggcgtacattatcaagacaagtttccccccaaaaaatagtttttttcggaaCATGTTAGATTACGGCCAAGAGAAGTCACCATACTAttcggtgactgctcccaaaaacgtagaggagtgcaaagcagcatatatccacgatatctgctacgATGCACCCTttataaatatgcggaggacacagagggaccttaatttcacggtaagagcactattgtgctttcttaaatatgccccattggcTTTGGAAGTGCTGGGACGTCCCCAGCCTGCTCCCCTAAAAACATCCCTTAGGTGCTGCACACACCGGCCACTAGTACTTGTGACATTGAAGGGGCATCACTcagtgggacatatctcccaactgtcaccgAATCAGGACAAAAGTCCTTAAATGTGGGACGGCAGGACTGTCCCTCCAGAATCAATTGCTTCCATGGTGTTGGTGGTTATCACGTTGAACAACCCGGCCAGTGTGGTAAACAGCCCGGCTGACATGTTGATCTCATCTGGAGGGACAGATCGCTGCTCGGTATGTTCTTAGTATGTTGATCACTCCCATGTGAAACAGGCTTGTAAAacatgacaggtcctctttaaattACACCCTTCATGTATGCagtgaggcagccatgttgtttcctgaactaatattcatgagaatacaagaTATCAAGTGACCAGTAGGTAGTGACCACTGAGGCCTGAAGTACAGAGATTCCTCTTGTTCCTAATTAATTGATGTTGCACTGAAGGCTGCATTGTTCATGTATATTGGTTTACCCCCAACATGTCTGtatccactgtgtgcaggtggaGACCACTGTAAGATGCAGTTTGACTTGTGATCAAAAACTTGTTTATGTATCTTGAGAGATCTCaagctataaaattaattaaaaataatatatagtaatatgtgTTTGTTACTTTGCAGCCtgtgttacagaatgaatggacagtgCTGAGTCAAGGTACCTTCAATATGGGCATGAGAGGCTGCAAGCAGACTAAATATACATCTCAACTATGCCCAGCACCCTGCTCTTGGTGTTGAAAAATAATTAAGAGAAGGAATTTGATAAAGCCAGAGAAGTACACAGATGCCAGCGAACATATTTTGCTCAGCTTACTTTGTAGAGGATTAGTCTTTGGGTTTTTACTACAAATACTACATTGTGAACTATCATAATGATTATCTTGTAGCTTAAACCACTagaatgttttacatttacataatatgCAGTCAAACAACCAAAAACCGCGCACACAGCCATGTACAATCGATCAACTAAAGGAGACATTAAATTGCTTTACTTCGTAAGCTATACACTGCAAACAATAGGAGCGACTGAGCGGGAATTTTAAATTCGCAAACGGTTGAGCGCTCAGCGAATCAGTGATAAGGGGGGAACCGAAGCCCGCGTCACACAACGTACAAAGAACCGCTGCCTACTGGACACGCCCCCTTCCTCTTATGTCCCCTATCAGGTCCGACCAGCTGCATAAAAGAAGCTTGTTGCGCAGCTAAACTGTATCAGTTGGAACATTTTTGACTGAAGGTTACATCATGTCTGGACGCGGTAAAGGAGGCAAGGGGCTCGGGAAAGGCGGTGCtaagaggcacaggaaggttcTCCGTGATAACATCCAGGGcatcactaaaccagctatccgtCGTTTAGCTCGTAGGGGAGGTGTGAAGCGCATCTCTGGGCTCATCTACGAGGAAACCCGCGGTGTCTTGAAGGTCTTCCTGGAGAATGTGATCCGTGATGCCGTCACTTACACAGAGCACGCAAAGAGAAAGACTGTCACAGCCATGGATGTCGTGTATGCCCTGAAACGTCAGGGTCGCACTCTGTACGGATTcggaggctaatttctttgtctatccCATTACAAACCACAAAGGCCCTTCTAAGGGCCGCCCACTATGTCTGTAAAGAGCTGTACGACTAATGTCCAGGACCGTGAGAGGTTTAGCTCCCTAATATcacgttacacacacacacctatgatTACTTGTTTCTGCACAATACTGTGATTATCGACGCCATCGTTCAGTCTGTAATTTATATTAGCTATAATGGGGCCACATCGATTTCATCCCGTGTATAAATTGAGCGGTCTAATCTGTTTACAGCATGCGTCTACTAATTTATACCCCCACATGCTGCTTGCCATATTTGGGTGGATGTGCAAGtgaatccaaaaaacatactggtaggttaattggctgctaacaaattgaccctagtctgtgtgtgcctctctctgtctgtctgtctgtgtgtgtgtatgttagggaatttagactgtaagctccaatggggcagggactgatgtaagtgagttctctgtacagcgctgcggaattagtggcgctatataaataaatgatgatgatgatgatgatgatgatgaatcactaCCCCGGAACCCGCTTGCTCTTTGGAGCCACCCACCTTTTCCCGAGATATTGTGTAAAAGGCTGTTGGCTTTGGGAGGGGAATGTTGACGGATTCCCGTGAATTGCACAGTATTACCAGAGGGAACAAAGGAAACGAGTCAGACGTGGACAACAACGGCCCAGTGTTAATTCTCTAATCGCGCTGATCATATAGAATATGTGTAATTAGAATCCACATCGGCAAACAAAATGCAGAGATTTTACACATAGATAATAACTTCTGATTAAAATGTTACTACACAGAATAATGCTGCAGCTCGTTTAGAGAAAGatttggtggctctgaaaagagcctttgtgctgtGTGTAAGTCAGTGCCGAGTCCTTATGCCCTCTCCCCTCGGATCCTGCGGGCCAGCTGGATGTCTTTGGGCATGATGGTCACCCTCTTAGCGTGGATGGCGCACAGGTTGGTGTCCTCGAAGAGCCCCACCAGATAAGCCTCGCTGGCCTCTTGCAGAGCCATGACAGCCGAGCTCTGGAAGCGCAGGTCGGTCTTGAAGTCCTGGGCGATCTCCCGCACCAAGCGCTGGAAGGGCAGCTTGCGGATCAACAGCTCAGTGGACTTCTGGTAGCGGCGGATCTCCCTCAGAGCGACGGTGCCTGGCCGGTAACGGTGAGGTTTCTTCACACCACCGGTAGCTGGGGCGCTCTTCCGGGCGGCTTTAGTTGCCAGCTGCTTGCGGGGAGCTTTCCCACCGGTGGACTTACGAGCGGTCTGCTTGGTCCTGGCCATAGTTCTATTAACACTGTACGAAAATGTGGTCTATAACCGCTGAACAATTCTAAATGTAAACGTTGATGCGCGCCAATCGTCTTTATACTTTGTGCTGCAATGCGATTGGATGATTAAAGGGCGCCCTTTTAATTGATTGGCTTAAGTAAAGTCGTTGGATATTTAAAAATTCCCGCTTAAACATTTTCCTTGCTAATCGAATCTTTTAATCATTATTACTACAGATGGGGCTGACAGGTTCTCGAATTAAAAGTGttactataaaatgtattttagtgtTTCCGGTCTTGACAATTGATGTATGTGACCAGGGGAAAAAACAAGTAGCTATCGATTCTGACCACACGGTGGCGCTTTTGCCTTACTTACAGTGACAGGATCCAGGGATGAACGAGATACTAACTATTGTGCTTCAAttgtctatatctatatatgttgcTGTTAATGTCAATCGCCGGTTTTAAATATCAATCAGATATGACTGTCAATTAGGTTGTCTTTGTATAGTTAATATACTATTAAGAAACAAATCTCATCATATACACGCAGATAATTATCCCCCTTTAGCTCTTTTTCTTTAGCTACCTGCAAACTGCTTGTGAAGGAATACACAGTGTATGGAAGTGCGGTGTGATAATAAGTTTATAGATGCActaaaaatataacttttgtCACAGTGCACTGACGTTACCTATATGTAACATCAGATTTGGCCAGCAACATGTGTGTATAAACTGGTCATCTCTTTTCAGGGATTACTTTACAATAAACCACCCTTCTACTGGATAGGTTATGTAGCTGGTTCCAATGGGTTTAGATTTGTACAGATCTTTTCTCAAACATGGATTATGAAAGGTAGTGTTTTGATGTATTATGTTTCCTAtacaaacagggccggattaaccctagggctaactgggctacagcccaggggcctcgagcatccagggggcccttgaaggtgctcagcagcagtattgatcggtcaggggcgcccccgccccgatcaatgctgctgagcacttccactgcggtccttccccggcgcgctgtagtctccttactgaggagatctctggagtctcactctcacgagatcttctcagtaaagagcatacagcgtgcAGGAGAAGGAGctaagtgccttgggggtggctcggatcagagggggagggggggggagccctaacgggggaatggaggcctccttagcccaggggcctccattcccttaatccggccctgtatacgaATATATAATGTGTCCGGAGTGACCTAAATGGTGCTTTTTAATCAAAAGGAGTGTGCAATAAACCACAGGTCTGTGACATAAGGCGTCTCTGCCCAAACACTAgagcagacttgccaactctaccggcattttgcgagagtctcccggacgagtgtggcaatctccctgataggaagtgggcagaattcggtttaaacgccacg
This genomic interval carries:
- the LOC142150878 gene encoding histone H3; translated protein: MARTKQTARKSTGGKAPRKQLATKAARKSAPATGGVKKPHRYRPGTVALREIRRYQKSTELLIRKLPFQRLVREIAQDFKTDLRFQSSAVMALQEASEAYLVGLFEDTNLCAIHAKRVTIMPKDIQLARRIRGERA